The genome window CAGTCGAGAGTCAGACCGATGACGTCCACGTCGAGTACCGGCGAATCGACAGCAAAGACCACAAACAGACCATCGTCGACGTCGCCACGTACGGCTACTTCGACCTGGTGATCGCCGAACGACGACAGGCCGACTTCCACGAGCGACTGTTCGGCGGTGAGACCGACTGGCTGCTTCGAAACGCCCCCTGTGACGTGTTGCTCGTCGACGATAATGGATTCGACGGCGCAAACGAGATGGCCGTCGTCGCCAACCGCGGGGCGTACGATCCGTTGAAGCTCCTCTTTGCAGACGCCGTCGCCGAGGAGACCGGTGCACAGCTCAATCTCCTGCAGGCGATTCCGGAGAACGCACCCGAAAGCCAGCGAGAATCGATCGAGCGCTACCACGAGGAACTCATCTCGATCCTGACGGTGCCGGCGCGCTCGACGATCATCGAGACCGACGACGAGACGGCCGGTTTGACCAGGTTCGTCGGTGACGCCGACTTGCTGGTAACCGGCGTCGACCGGACCGGGCTGAGTGCCCGCCTGCTCGGGCGACCCGGCAACCGACTGGTCGACTCCGTCGACACGACCGCCGTCATGGTCCAGACCCACGACGGCCGCCGTCCCGGCCTCGTAGAGCGGTTCGTGATGAATCACCTGTTCAACTGACGACGACCGCCACACGGCGGTTTTCCGTTTGTTTTCGATCCGACTGGTCGGGTCGATTTCCGGACAGTAACTCGGGCCCCCAGCAACGTCCGTCGTGTGACTGTGCCGATCCAAACACAGTGAGCGGAGGACGATTTGGCCAGTCGAAACTACACATTCGAGACCAGCCCTCCGGCGTCCCTGGCTGCCGGGTCGTGGCTCGGCCGACACCGACGGCTGGTGATCCCTCTCAGGCTGTCCGGTTCGGCGGAACGAGGAAGACGTTGCCGCGGGCATTCGCGACGATGGACTCTGAGACGCTCCCGAGTAACAGCCGTCGAAGTCGACTCTGGCCGCGCGAGCCGAGCAGCGTCGTCGTCGGCTCGTACTCGGCTTCCGCTGTGATGATCTCCTCGGCCGGATCGCCCGCTCGGACCTCGACGGTCGCATCGACGTCCCACGACTCGAGCCGAGTCGCCAGTTCGGCGAGTCTGTCGCCGGGAGCCTCGTCGCCGGTTGGCTGGGGGCTATTCGGCGTCTCGACGTGAACGAGCGTCGCCTCGCGGGTCGCGTGACGGAGATATGAGAACGCCTCGAAAGCACGCTCGGCGTTCTCGGAGAAGTCGGTCACGTACAACACTCGTCGGAACAGCTGGCCCTCGATGAGCACCGGGTCGTCGGTCTCGCGTTCGATCCGGTTGACCAGCAGCGGTACGACCGTCGTCCGCGCGAGGTTCCGCGTCGTCGAGCCGATGAGCCGGTTCTCGAGCGTGCGTTTACCCCGCGAGCCGACGATCGTCAGGTCCGCACCGACGGTTTCGGCGATGCCGTTGATTCGGCGGTGTGGCGTTCCCCGGACGACGTGCGATTCGACCTCGAGGCCCGCGGCCTCGATCGTCTCGCGATAGCGGCGAAGCGCGCGTCTGCGCCGTTTTTCGTGATCGATGCCGGGCGTTCCGGCGTGGACGTTGGCCGGCACGACCGTGACGAGGTGGAGGGTATCGACGCCGATTCGGTCGAGACACTCGAGGCAGGTGTCGGTCTCGATGGCCGCTTCGCTGGCTGCAGACAGGTCTGTCGCGTAGACCGCTTTCATACCCATCGATGCGGCCGGCCAGCCCCTATCGCTGTTGGTTCGGTCGTCGAAGGATCGATCGGCGAACCCGCCGTCGTGTATCGACACGACGGTGGTGACTGCGACCTTGGCGATCACCAACGGAACGTTGATGGCCCAGTAGCAATCACTACCGACAATGTCTGCAACACCGCACGTCGTAGTGCTCGGTGGCGGCGCAGGTGGGTTGATGACGGCCAACCGGCTCTCCCGGAAACTCGACCACGTCGACGTCACCGTCGTCGACCGAAGCGAGTACCACTACTACCAGCCGTCGTACTACCTCATCCCGTTCGGGTACAAAGAGCCTGACCAGCAGCGCCGGCCGATCAGGGACCTCCTCCGCGAGGAGATCACGTTCCGCCAGGCGACCGTCGAGGGCGTCGACCCGGACGACCGAATCGTTCAGACCGACGACGGCGACGTCGCCTACGACTATCTCGTCGTCGCGCTCGGGAACGCACTTCGTGACGACGCCGTCGACGGCCTGGTCGACGCCTGGGAGGGGACCGACTCGGTTTTCCCGTTCTACCACTACGAGGCCGCCCTCGAGTTGGGTGAGGCGCTCGAGGAGTTCGACGGCGGCCGGTTCGTCGTCTCGGTGCCGGAGACACCGATCAAATGCGGCGGCGCGCCGCTGAAGCTGACGATGCTCGCCGAGGACTACTTCCGGCGACAGGGGATGCGCGACGAGGTCGACCTCGTCATGACCAAACCGATCGAGGTTCCGTTCGGCACGACACCCCAGAAGGCGCCGTACAACGAGAAGATCGAGGAGATCTGGGCGGACCGTGACATCGAATTCGTCCCCGAGTTCACCGTCGCCGAGGTCGACGGCGAGGCGAAGGAGATCCACTCGACGGATGGCCGAACGGTCGAGTACGATATGTACGCACCCGTGACGCCACAGTACGGCCGCGAGGCACTGACCGAGCGCTCGCCGCTGACCGGCGATGGCGAGTACGTCACCATCGACGAGGAGACCCTCCAGCACGACGCATACGACGAGGTGTTCGCCCTCGGCGACTGTAGCAACCTCCCGACCTCGCGGACGGCGTCTGCGGCCCGCAAACAGACGCACACACTGGTCGACAATCTCGCCGCGTTGATCGAGGAGCGCTCGTTCACCGCCTCCTACGACGGCTACACTGCCTGCCCGCTGCTGACCGAGAAGGGGAAGGCGATGATCGCCGAGTTCGACTACGAGAAACCGATCTCGGCGCCGATCAACAGCAAGATGAACTGGATCATGGACGTCAACGTTATTCCGTCGATGTACTGGAGCACCTGGATGCGCGGCTACGATCCGGTACCGTGAGCATCGTCGAGGCGAGCCTCGTCACGACCGAGTGATTGAGGTACGATACGAACCGGAAGGCTCGAGCGTCCGCCCTAGCCTCGAGAGGATGCATCACGGATGGTCGTCGCAATATTTTCCGCAGTGATCGACGAGTCCGTCGTTCCCCGCCAAAACCACGTCGTTCGACTCCTTTAGGCGAATCCGGCCCCTCCTTCCGGACGGGATGGCAGCCACCGTACCGTTCGCGACCCAGTCGGGGAATCGCTACAGCCACACGGTCGAACTGCCGACGACGTCTCGGGGGGCGCAATCGGGCCTATGACCCACCAGCGTCGCCTTCGCGAGGTCACGTTCACCCTGGCGTACGAGCGTGGCGTCGATCCGGTCGCGGACGTCCTCCACGAACATCCGACGCTCCAGGCCTCGAAGATTTCCGTCACGCTCGGGCCGATGTCGGCCGTCCAGCTCGTTCGGCTCACTGGCCCACCAGAAGCCGCCGATCGGCTCCAGACAGTCCTCGAGGACCGCGAGTTCCGTCCGCGACCGATCGGCATCGAACCCTGTCGAGCCACGAACACGGTGTACCCGCTCGAGTGTACGCCGCGGCGACGGCTGTGTTGCGTGTACGTCGACGAACTCGACGACTGTCCATCGATCGACTCGGCGATTGCGGCTGCGTCGGGGACGGGGACGATCTGTGAGTGTAACGCCCATGCGGGGCGCGAACAGTGGCGCGTACTGTTGCGATCCGACGAGTGCGTCGGCGATCTGTTCGACCTCGTCGAGGAAACCTGCACTGCGGGCATCGACGTCGAACTGGGCCACATCGGCGAGGCGACGACGTGGCACGGCGACGACTTCGTCGGCTCGGATCTGACTGGGACACAGCAACAGGCGATCGCCGAAGCGGCCGCAAGGGGGTACTACGAACGCCCCCGGGAGGTCACGATCGGCGAACTCGCAGCCGAACTCGACGTACCGGAGTCGACGCTTTCTTACCGGCTCCGCATGGCCGAATCGCAACTCGTCAAACGCTACCTCGAGCGACACGCCGAACTCGAGGACGCACCCCTCGCCTGAGCGGCCGACCCCGAACCCGGACGATTCTTCCAGCAGAATAAATTGGCCGTTCGTCCACTACACTCTGGTTTATCAATCGAACTGTATCGCTAAAAGGCGATAAAGGCTCTGGTTCGATGGTAAAAACTTGGCTATAGCCGAACATGAGTTTACCCATCGGTCGTCCCTAACTGTGACTCACTGGTGAGCACGATATGTACGCAAGCCGACTGATGACCGACCCAACACTCACGACGGCACTGTTCGAAGTCGGGCCGTGGCTGTCGTTTCTCTCGCCGGAGCTGGCGAGCCGAGCCCAGTTCGGCTGGGCGATCACGATTCACATCGTGTTCGCGGCCCTCTCCGTCGGACTCGCACCGTTTCTCGTCTACTTCACCGTCCAGGAGGTTCGGACGGAAAAGGAACGATACGCCCGACTCAGAAAGTTCTGGACCAAACTGTTCGCGATCGGGTTCGTCATGGGAACCGTCACCGGCATCCCGATGGGCTTTATGTTCGGGACGAACTTCGCGGCCTTTTCGGAAACCGCCGGCGAACTGATCGGGGGGCCGCTCTCGTTCGAGGCGAAGATGGCGTTCATGCTCGAGGCCGTCTTCCTCGGCGTGTTACTGTTCGGTCGTGAGCGGGTGTCCGAGTGGTTCTACGCGCTCTCGTCGGTGATGGTCGCGCTGGGCGCGTGGCTTTCTGCGTTCTGGATCCTCGTCGTCAACTCCTGGATGCAGACGCCCCGCGGCCACGAGGTCGTGATGGAAGGCGGCGTCCCGATTGCCCAGCTCGTCGACCCCGTTGCGGCGTTTTTCAACCCTCGATTCCCGTGGATGTACGTCCACATGCAAAACGCCGCGATCATCTCCGTGACGCTGCTGATCGCAGGCGTCGCGGCGTACTTCGTCTGGAAGAACCGCGACAGCGAGGTCTGGAACACGGCGCTTCGGGTGGCCGTCGTCGTCCTTCTGATTACGTCGATGTTTCAGGCCATTCACGGTGACCTGTATGCAGGCCACGTCGAAGAGACACAGCCTCAGAAATTCGCCGCGATGGAAGCACATTACGAAACCGGCTCTGCTGATTTACACATTGTTGCGATTCCAACGGAACTCGAATCGTTTACTGACCCCCGGGCAGATAACCTCTATACCATTAGTATCCCGTATCTGGCCTCGTTCCTCGCAAGCCACGGTGACCCATCATACGAGATAACCGGGTTAAATGACTTCGAGTATGAAAATCCACCCGTCGCGTGGGTGTTCTGGTCGTTCCGGATCATGGTCGGGCTCGGCTTCTGGTTCATCGCGCTCGGCGCCTGGGGAACCTACCGCCTCTGGAGGGGTGGACTCGCCGACGACGAGCGGCTGCTCAAAGCGCTGATGATCTCTGCACCGCTCGGGTTCGTCGCGCTGATCACCGGCTGGTACGTCACCGAGATCGGTCGTCAACCCTGGATCATTCAGGACGTCCTGACGACTGCCGAGGGCGTCTCACCGCCACTGACCTCGACCGAGGCGACCCTGACGCTGATCGCGTTCGTGATCGGGTATATCCTGCTGTTCGGCGTCTTCCTCTACGTCTTCAAGCGCCTCGTAGACGAGGAGGCCGAGCGACACGAGGTCGGCATCGAGGAGGACGACCGCCCCGACGCACCGGGGGTGACTGCCGATGACTAAGCTCCTCTCGGACTCGGCGTACCTGCTCGAGTCGCTGCCCGAGATCTGGTTCGGGCTCGTGGTCGTCTCGCTGGGAGTCTATCTGTTGCTCGACGGCTTCGATTTCGGCCTAGGCATCCTGTATGCCGAGGCAGACGAGGCAGAACGGCAGACGATGCTCGCGGCGTTCGGCCCGGTCTGGAAGGCCAACGAGGTGTGGCTCGTCCTGTTCGGGACGGTACTGTTCGCGGGCTTTCCGGTGGTGTACGCTAATCTGTTGTCGCGTCACTACCTGCTGGTGTTCGCGATCCTGTTCGCGCTGTCACTGCGGGGACTCGGGTCGAAACTCAGGGAGGAACGTGACGACGAGCCGTGGGTTCGATTCTGGGACGCCTGCTTCGTCGTCGGAAGCGCCACTTCGCCGTTCCTGCTCGGTGTCTTCGTCGCGAGCTGGGTTCTCGGCACTCCTTCGGCACTCGCCGCCGGCCCTTTCGTGATCGGCGTCACCGTCGTCGCGCTCACGATCGTGCTCGGGGCGGCGTTCCTGGGCGTCAAGACCGACGGCGAACTGCGCGCCCGCGTCGGCCGACGCGGACAACTCGCAACCGCCGTCTACGTCGGCCTGTTCGTGCTGACTGCCATCGTGCTGTACGGCCGGTATCCCGGGCTCCAGTCGGTCCTCCTGTCGGGCTCGACCGTCGCCGTGGTCGCCGCGACGGTAGCATTCGCGGTCGGTAACGTCGTCGCTATCGCCCACGATCGGTTCCGCATCGCTCTGGTGTCGGCGGCCGGCATCGCCGGCGCGTTCGTCGTCTTCGTCGCGACGCTGCTGTACCCGCAGGTCGATCCCGCAGCGGGCCTGACGATCGCCGACGCCGTCGTCTCCCCGCTTCCGCTGAACATGACTACGCTCGTCGCAGCGATCTTTCTCCCAATCATCGTCGGCTACTTCGTGTTTCTCTACTCGTTGTTCAGTGGTCCCGCGAGGCCAGAAGAGAGCTACAGCTGACCGACTACCGAAATATAAGTAAAAGTATATATTAGCAATATACTAAACAATCTATTATACCCCGGATTTTCGGAGAGTGTACTGTCCCAACACCAAAAACGGACTGTTCGCCGTTCAGACTCGATATCTGTCGACATCTGACTGCTGTCGTTTTAATTTTACGACTCGGTGTGTCCGATGCCTGTACCACGCGGTGAAACCGAAAGAAATGCTCGCTCTGGGCTCGAAGGTCGATAGTCGGATAGCTACAGTCGGGCTTCTCCCAGTCATTATTATCAAATTATATAATACTATTTAGAACAGTTACTAGCGAGTTAATGAACGGTGGACGACATATAGTTCACCCGTCCGGGGAACTATAGTGACAACTGAAACCACACCGATCGCACTATCCGCGGTTCTCGCTCGGTTCCTCGCTCCGAACCGCGCTCCTCCCGTGCGATCGTATGTGCACTGATTTTCAGTGGCTACAATAATCACAGCACGAGAGACGCCCGCGACGGACCGTGTCGAACAGGACGTCTCGAGGCCCCTATCGGAGCGGGACTGCGACCGCGTAAAAAGTGCCGTCAGGTGACGCGCGGGCGTTTACGGCCAGAGCGGTCCAGATGTCGAGCGATGACCGAACTCACGATTCCGCCGGACGCGGACGACGACCGAACTGAAGCACTCGTTCGTGAACACGTCGACGTCGGCGACGGGGTCGAAGTCCGCGAAGCAGAGCGTACCGGCGGCGACGATCCGGCGGTGACGGGTGAGGTGACTGGTATCGAAGCCGGCCATCTCGAGTTCGATGACCAGCCACTCGGCGGCAAAAGCGTCTGGTTCGACGAGTCAAGACGCTGACGCGCGTCGAATCGGAGTCGAAACCCGACTCGGGGCCGACCTGACGAGTCGACTCACTCGAGTCGACCCGCGCTGCTGACTCACTCGAGCGTGATCCACTCGCCGCGCTCGTCGCTCTCCTCGATCGCCGCAAGCACGCGCTGGGCGGCGAGGCCGTCGGCGAAACTCGGCTCGAACTCGGTTCCCTCGGCGACGGCGCTGAGGAACTCGTAGTTCTCGTGGACGAACGTGTGTTCCCAGCCCAGGACGTGTCCAGGTGGCCACCAGTGGTCAATGTAGGGGTCGTCGGCGTCGGTGACGAGGATCGTCTCGTAGCCTCGATTACCATCTCGTACGAGTTCGAGTTCGTTCAACCGCTCGAGCGAAAAGCGCAGACTGCCCTCGGAGCCGTGGATCTCGATCGTGTGATCGTTCTTGTGGCCTGTCGCGAACCGCGAGGCCTCGAGGGACCCCATTGCACCGTTTTCGAACTCGACCTGTGCGGAGTAGGCGTCGTCGACGGTGACTGGCCGCGTGTCGTCTTCCCCGGGGACGGGACGGTCGTCGACGAACGTCCGCAGGTGGCCGCTGACGCGGTCGATCTCACCCGCGAGGTCGTCGTCGCCGACGAGGAATCGCAGGAGATCGACCGTGTGCGCGCCGAGATCGCCGAGTGCGCCG of Natrarchaeobaculum sulfurireducens contains these proteins:
- a CDS encoding cytochrome d ubiquinol oxidase subunit II, producing MTKLLSDSAYLLESLPEIWFGLVVVSLGVYLLLDGFDFGLGILYAEADEAERQTMLAAFGPVWKANEVWLVLFGTVLFAGFPVVYANLLSRHYLLVFAILFALSLRGLGSKLREERDDEPWVRFWDACFVVGSATSPFLLGVFVASWVLGTPSALAAGPFVIGVTVVALTIVLGAAFLGVKTDGELRARVGRRGQLATAVYVGLFVLTAIVLYGRYPGLQSVLLSGSTVAVVAATVAFAVGNVVAIAHDRFRIALVSAAGIAGAFVVFVATLLYPQVDPAAGLTIADAVVSPLPLNMTTLVAAIFLPIIVGYFVFLYSLFSGPARPEESYS
- a CDS encoding helix-turn-helix domain-containing protein: MTHQRRLREVTFTLAYERGVDPVADVLHEHPTLQASKISVTLGPMSAVQLVRLTGPPEAADRLQTVLEDREFRPRPIGIEPCRATNTVYPLECTPRRRLCCVYVDELDDCPSIDSAIAAASGTGTICECNAHAGREQWRVLLRSDECVGDLFDLVEETCTAGIDVELGHIGEATTWHGDDFVGSDLTGTQQQAIAEAAARGYYERPREVTIGELAAELDVPESTLSYRLRMAESQLVKRYLERHAELEDAPLA
- a CDS encoding cytochrome ubiquinol oxidase subunit I gives rise to the protein MTDPTLTTALFEVGPWLSFLSPELASRAQFGWAITIHIVFAALSVGLAPFLVYFTVQEVRTEKERYARLRKFWTKLFAIGFVMGTVTGIPMGFMFGTNFAAFSETAGELIGGPLSFEAKMAFMLEAVFLGVLLFGRERVSEWFYALSSVMVALGAWLSAFWILVVNSWMQTPRGHEVVMEGGVPIAQLVDPVAAFFNPRFPWMYVHMQNAAIISVTLLIAGVAAYFVWKNRDSEVWNTALRVAVVVLLITSMFQAIHGDLYAGHVEETQPQKFAAMEAHYETGSADLHIVAIPTELESFTDPRADNLYTISIPYLASFLASHGDPSYEITGLNDFEYENPPVAWVFWSFRIMVGLGFWFIALGAWGTYRLWRGGLADDERLLKALMISAPLGFVALITGWYVTEIGRQPWIIQDVLTTAEGVSPPLTSTEATLTLIAFVIGYILLFGVFLYVFKRLVDEEAERHEVGIEEDDRPDAPGVTADD
- a CDS encoding Gfo/Idh/MocA family protein codes for the protein MTLDVGVLGYRFMGNAHANAMARLPMFFPDAPAIDRSVLVGRDESALEEAADRFGFDSIATDWRAVVDEVDVFYNLGPNHVHAEPSIAALEAGTPVFCEKPLAPTLETAEEMADAAANAGEDVPAGCAFNYRFVPAIQYAKRLLEAGDLGEIRHVRGRYLQDWLVDPEAPWSWRNDAELAGSGALGDLGAHTVDLLRFLVGDDDLAGEIDRVSGHLRTFVDDRPVPGEDDTRPVTVDDAYSAQVEFENGAMGSLEASRFATGHKNDHTIEIHGSEGSLRFSLERLNELELVRDGNRGYETILVTDADDPYIDHWWPPGHVLGWEHTFVHENYEFLSAVAEGTEFEPSFADGLAAQRVLAAIEESDERGEWITLE
- a CDS encoding universal stress protein, with amino-acid sequence MKAVYATDLSAASEAAIETDTCLECLDRIGVDTLHLVTVVPANVHAGTPGIDHEKRRRRALRRYRETIEAAGLEVESHVVRGTPHRRINGIAETVGADLTIVGSRGKRTLENRLIGSTTRNLARTTVVPLLVNRIERETDDPVLIEGQLFRRVLYVTDFSENAERAFEAFSYLRHATREATLVHVETPNSPQPTGDEAPGDRLAELATRLESWDVDATVEVRAGDPAEEIITAEAEYEPTTTLLGSRGQSRLRRLLLGSVSESIVANARGNVFLVPPNRTA
- a CDS encoding NAD(P)/FAD-dependent oxidoreductase encodes the protein MSATPHVVVLGGGAGGLMTANRLSRKLDHVDVTVVDRSEYHYYQPSYYLIPFGYKEPDQQRRPIRDLLREEITFRQATVEGVDPDDRIVQTDDGDVAYDYLVVALGNALRDDAVDGLVDAWEGTDSVFPFYHYEAALELGEALEEFDGGRFVVSVPETPIKCGGAPLKLTMLAEDYFRRQGMRDEVDLVMTKPIEVPFGTTPQKAPYNEKIEEIWADRDIEFVPEFTVAEVDGEAKEIHSTDGRTVEYDMYAPVTPQYGREALTERSPLTGDGEYVTIDEETLQHDAYDEVFALGDCSNLPTSRTASAARKQTHTLVDNLAALIEERSFTASYDGYTACPLLTEKGKAMIAEFDYEKPISAPINSKMNWIMDVNVIPSMYWSTWMRGYDPVP